The genomic region CAGGATCGACACACCGAGGGCCGCGATGGCCGCCGAGTGCAGGTCCTTGTTGATCGTGTAGATCGTGACGAAGAGCAGGCCCGGCAGGACCGTCTCGATCATGCCCCGCAGACCGCCGAACGCCTCGAAGAGCGCGGCCTCGGTCACTGCCCGCGAATCCCGCTGGGCGTCTTCGGTCGGCTTGTCGAGCGACGTCACCGGCTACTCCCGTCCGAGGGGTCTGAGTTCGTATTTGGGATTGAACAGCACCCGGCGGCCCCGGCTCATCGAGATCCGGCCCGATGCGATCAGCTTGCGCCCCGGTTCTATCCCCACTATGGAGCGCCTGCCGAGCCACACCACGTCCAGTGCGGCCGAACCGTCGAACAGCTCGGCCTCCAGGGCCGGGACACCGGCCCTCGGGCGCAGCGTGACCGTGCGCAAGGTACCAGTAACCGTGACCACCTGTCGGTCGCGGCAGTCACCGATGCGCGTACAGCCCGCGGTCTCGGCGTCCTCGCGCAGCTCCTCCGACTCCAGGTCCTCCTGGGACGAGGAGAGCCGGTCGAGCATCCGCCGGAACCGGCCCGCCGGCTTTTCGGAACGAGGCACAGCACTCATGCCTGAAAGCGTACCGGGGAGCGCTGACACGTACGTACCCGCACGACCCGGCACTCGAACACACACGCCCGAAGCCATCGCTCGCACGCCTGAAGCCATCGCTCGCACGCCCGAAGCCACCGCTCGCGTGCCCGGACACACCTGTCGGACTCGCGGCTCACCTCTCGAACCGATACCCCATCCCCGGCTCCGTAATGAAGTGCCGGGGATGCGAAGGATCCGACTCCAGTTTCCGGCGGAGCTGGGCCATGTAGACCCGCAGATAGTTCGTCTCCGTGCCGTAGGAGGGGCCCCAGACCTCCTGGAGCAGCTGTTTCTGGCCGACCAGGCGGCCGGTGTTGCGGACCAGCACCTCCAGGAGGTGCCACTCGGTCGGGGTGAGGCGCACGTCTCGGCCGTCCCGGTTGACCTTCTTGGCGGCCAGGTCGACGGTGAAGTCCTCGGTCTCGACGATCACGTCGTCCTCGCCGCCCCCGGTGGGCTCGGCACGGCGGACGGCGGCCCTCAGGCGGGCGAGCAGCTCGTCCATGCCGAAGGGCTTGGTCACGTAGTCGTCGGCGCCCGCGTCGAGGGCCTCGACCTTCTCGTCGGAGGTGTGCCGGGCGGACAGCACCAGGATCGGCACGCGGGTCCAGCCGCGCAGCCCCTTGATCACCTCGACGCCGTCCATGTCGGGCAGACCCAGGTCGAGCACGACGACATCGGGGTGCCGGGCGGCCGCGAGCTGGAGCGCGGTGGCGCCGTCGGGGGCCGCGTCGACCTCGTACTTGCGTGCCTTGAGGTTGATCACGAGGGCTCGGGTGATCTGCGGCTCGTCGTCGACCACGAGGACGCGGGTCATGAAGCCTGCCTTTCCGGTTGTACGAGTTCGGAGACGGCCGCGAGTGGTGCCGGGTGGGCCGGGCCCGCTCTGAGGGTGAGAACCATGGTGAGGCCGCCGCCTGGAGTGTCCTCGGCGTCGAGGGTGCCGCCCATGGCCTCGGCGAAGCCGCGGGCGACCGCGAGGCCGAGGCCGACACCGGCGCCGCGCGGGACGTCCCCGTAGCGCTGGAAGGGCGCGAAGATACGGTCCTTCGCCTCGTCCGGGACGCCGCGGCCACGGTCCACGACCCGGACCTCCACGCGGTCGCCGAGCGCGCTGGCGGAGACGAGGACCCGCTCGTCGGCGGGGCCGTACTTGACGGCGTTCTCGACGATGTTGGCGACGGAGCGCTCCAGGAGGCCCGGGTCGACGGCGACCATGGGCAGGGTCTCGGGGATCTCCAGCTCGACGCTGTTCTCCGGTACGCCGCCCAGCGCCATCGGCACGACCTCGTCGAGGTCGATCTCGCGGATCAGCGGCGTGACCGTGCCGGTCTGCAGTCGGGACATGTCCAGGAGGTTGCCGACCAGGTGGTCGAGCCGGTCGGCGCCCGCCTCGATGCCTTCCAGGAGCTCGGCCTCGTCCTCCTCGGACCAGGCCACGTCGTCGGACCTGAGGGACGACACGGCGGCCTTGATCGCGGCCAGCGGGGTGCGCAGGTCATGGCTGACGGCGGCCAGCAGCGCCGTACGGATGCGGTTGCCCTCGGCGAGTGCGCGGGCCCGCTCGGCCTCCTCCTGGAGGCGCTTGCGGTCCAGCACGACGACGGCCTGGGCGGCGAAGGCGGCGAGCACCCGGCGGTCCTCGGCGGGCAGGACCCGGCCGGAGAGGGCGAGGGCGGTGTGGTCGCCGACCGGCACGTCCACGTCCGCGTCGTCGGGGAGCGTCGGCGGGTGCGGGCCGACGCTGCCCGCGCAGGTCCACGGGTCGACGTCGCTCTTGCGCTCCAGCAGGGCGGCCGACTCCATGCCGAAGGTCTCGCGGACCCGCTCCAGCAGGGCGTCCAGGCTGGTCTCGCCGCGCAGGACGCTGCCTGCCAGGAAGGAGAGGATCTCGGACTCGGCACGCAGCCGGGCCGCCTGGTGGGTGCGGCGGGCCGCCAGGTCCACGACGGAGGCGACGGCCACCGCGACACCCACGAAGATCACGATGGCGACGACGTTCCTGGGGTCGGCGATGGTCAGCCGGTGCAGCGGCAGGGTGAAGTAGTAGTTCAGCAGCAGCGAGCCGAAGGCCGCCGAGGCGAGCGCCGGGAGCAGCCCGCCGAGCAGCGCCGCCGCGACGACCAGAGCCAGGAAGAGCAGCATGTCGTTGGCGAGCCCGAGGTCCGTGTCGCCGTGGGTCAGCAGCAGCGCGAGGAGGGCCGGGCCGACGATGCCGACCAGCCAGCCCGCGATGATCCGGGACCGGCCGAGCCGCGCTCCCCGGGCGACCGGCAGTCCGCGCCCCTTGCCGGCCTTGTCGTGCGTGACGATGTGTACGTCCAGGTCGGGCCCCGACTCCCGGGCGACCGTGGCGCCGACGCCGGGGCCGAACACGTACTGCCAGGCCTTGCGCCGCGAGGAGCCCAGGACGATCTGGGAGGCGTTGACGCCGCGTGCGAACTCCAGCAGCGCGGACGGGATGTCGTCGCCGATGACGTGGTGGAAGGTGCCGCCCAGGTCTTCGGCGAGGGTGCGCTGGACGGCGAGCTCCTTGGGCGAGGCGGCGGTCAGGCCGTCGCTGCGGGAGATGTAGACGGCGAGCACCTCGCCGCCCGCGCCCTTCTCCGCCAGCCGTGCCGCGCGGCGGATCAGCGTACGGCCCTCGGGTCCGCCGGTCAGTCCCACGACGATGCGTTCGCGGGCCTGCCAGGTGGAGCGGATGCCGTGCTCGCCGCGGTACTGCTGGAGGTATGCGTCGACACGGTCGGCGACCCAGAGGAGGGCCAGTTCGCGCAGGGCGGTGAGGTTGCCGGGGCGGAAGTAGTTGGACAGGGCCGCGTCGACCTTGTCGGGCTTGTAGATGTTGCCGTGCGCCATCCGGCGCCGCAGCGCCTGTGGCGACATGTCGACCAGCTCGATCTGGTCGGCCCGCCGTACGACCTCGTCCGGGACGGTCTCCTGTTGCCGCACACCGGTTATCGACTCGACGACGTCACCGAGGGACTCCAGGTGCTGGATGTTGACCGTCGAGACCACGTCGATTCCGGCGGCGAGGAGTTCCTCGACGTCCTGCCAGCGCTTGATGTTCCGTGAGCCGGGGATATTCGTGTGGGCCAGTTCGTCCACCAGGGCGACGGCCGGGGCGCGCTCCAGTACGGCGTCGACGTCCATCTCGGTGAAGACGGTGCCCCGGTAGGCCAGCTCCTGGCGCGGGATCTGCTCCAGACCGTGCAGCATCACCTCGGTGCGCGGCCGGTCGTAGTGCTCGACGAAGGCCACCACGCAGTCCGTACCCCGCTCGACACGGCGATGCGCCTCGGACAGCATCGCGTACGTCTTCCCGACGCCCGGTGCCGCACCGAGATGGATCCGAAGCTTGCCGCGTCCCATGGCCCCATTGTCTTCCCAAACGCACTGCGTACGCTGCGTCGACCTTACGGCCAGCAATCCGGGCGAATGGGGTACGGGGCGGGGTGCGGGGCGTCTTTGACAGAACCCTGACGCGTCGGGACAGCGCCCTACCCGCCTCAGCGGGCCCCTGTGCTTCCGGGCCCCTGTGCTTCCGGGCCTCTGTGCTTCCGGGCCTCTGCGCTTCTGGCCTCAGTGCTCCACGATCTCGCCGTCGCTCAGTTCCAGGACCCGGTCGGCCAGGTCCAGGAGGGCCGCGTCATGGGTCGCGACGAGCGCGGTGACCCGCTCACTGCGGACGACGGCCCGCAGCAGCTCCATCACCGCGATCCCGGTCTCGGCGTCGAGCTGGCCGGTGGGCTCGTCGGCGATGAGGAGCGCGGGCTCGTTCGCGAGAGCGCGGGCGATCGCCACGCGCTGCTGCTGGCCGCCGGAGAGCTCCCCGGGCCGCTGCGCGGCGTGGTCGGCCAGCCCGACCAGGGAGAGCAGCAGCTCGACGCGCTCCTCGCGCTCGCGGGGATCGGCCCGGCGCAGCCGCATCGGCACTCCCACGTTCTCGGCGGCCGTCAGGATCGGGATGAGTCCGAAGGACTGGAAGACGAAGCCGATACGGTCCCGGCGCAGCTCCAGCAGCCCGTTCTCCCCGAGCCCGGAGAGGTCGAGCCCGTCGACGGTGATCCGTCCCTCGTCGACCTCGTCGAGCCCGCCGACGAGGTTGAGCAGCGTCGTCTTGCCGGACCCCGACCGCCCCTTGAGGGCGACGAGTTCACCGCGAGGTATGTCGAACGAGACGCCGCGCAGGGCGTGTACGGCGGTGGCGCCGCTCCCGTACGAGCGGTGGACGTTCTCCACGCGCACCATCGTGTCCGTGCCGACCTGGCTGACGACCTGGCTCATGACCCTCCCCC from Streptomyces sp. NBC_00878 harbors:
- a CDS encoding OB-fold nucleic acid binding domain-containing protein; the protein is MSAVPRSEKPAGRFRRMLDRLSSSQEDLESEELREDAETAGCTRIGDCRDRQVVTVTGTLRTVTLRPRAGVPALEAELFDGSAALDVVWLGRRSIVGIEPGRKLIASGRISMSRGRRVLFNPKYELRPLGRE
- a CDS encoding response regulator, with translation MTRVLVVDDEPQITRALVINLKARKYEVDAAPDGATALQLAAARHPDVVVLDLGLPDMDGVEVIKGLRGWTRVPILVLSARHTSDEKVEALDAGADDYVTKPFGMDELLARLRAAVRRAEPTGGGEDDVIVETEDFTVDLAAKKVNRDGRDVRLTPTEWHLLEVLVRNTGRLVGQKQLLQEVWGPSYGTETNYLRVYMAQLRRKLESDPSHPRHFITEPGMGYRFER
- a CDS encoding ATP-binding protein; its protein translation is MGRGKLRIHLGAAPGVGKTYAMLSEAHRRVERGTDCVVAFVEHYDRPRTEVMLHGLEQIPRQELAYRGTVFTEMDVDAVLERAPAVALVDELAHTNIPGSRNIKRWQDVEELLAAGIDVVSTVNIQHLESLGDVVESITGVRQQETVPDEVVRRADQIELVDMSPQALRRRMAHGNIYKPDKVDAALSNYFRPGNLTALRELALLWVADRVDAYLQQYRGEHGIRSTWQARERIVVGLTGGPEGRTLIRRAARLAEKGAGGEVLAVYISRSDGLTAASPKELAVQRTLAEDLGGTFHHVIGDDIPSALLEFARGVNASQIVLGSSRRKAWQYVFGPGVGATVARESGPDLDVHIVTHDKAGKGRGLPVARGARLGRSRIIAGWLVGIVGPALLALLLTHGDTDLGLANDMLLFLALVVAAALLGGLLPALASAAFGSLLLNYYFTLPLHRLTIADPRNVVAIVIFVGVAVAVASVVDLAARRTHQAARLRAESEILSFLAGSVLRGETSLDALLERVRETFGMESAALLERKSDVDPWTCAGSVGPHPPTLPDDADVDVPVGDHTALALSGRVLPAEDRRVLAAFAAQAVVVLDRKRLQEEAERARALAEGNRIRTALLAAVSHDLRTPLAAIKAAVSSLRSDDVAWSEEDEAELLEGIEAGADRLDHLVGNLLDMSRLQTGTVTPLIREIDLDEVVPMALGGVPENSVELEIPETLPMVAVDPGLLERSVANIVENAVKYGPADERVLVSASALGDRVEVRVVDRGRGVPDEAKDRIFAPFQRYGDVPRGAGVGLGLAVARGFAEAMGGTLDAEDTPGGGLTMVLTLRAGPAHPAPLAAVSELVQPERQAS
- a CDS encoding ABC transporter ATP-binding protein; this translates as MSQVVSQVGTDTMVRVENVHRSYGSGATAVHALRGVSFDIPRGELVALKGRSGSGKTTLLNLVGGLDEVDEGRITVDGLDLSGLGENGLLELRRDRIGFVFQSFGLIPILTAAENVGVPMRLRRADPREREERVELLLSLVGLADHAAQRPGELSGGQQQRVAIARALANEPALLIADEPTGQLDAETGIAVMELLRAVVRSERVTALVATHDAALLDLADRVLELSDGEIVEH